Proteins from one Pirellulales bacterium genomic window:
- the cas1 gene encoding type II CRISPR-associated endonuclease Cas1, translating to MIKRTVEISKEPAHVTVHLDQLLIQRKRQTVGQIPCEDLGVLLVDQPQVTYSHAALARLMEFDAAVVVCGRDHLPAGILLPLADHSQVVWRVQLQVDVPRPLKKQLWKQLVQAKIRAQAANLPIGAARTRLLAIARDVRSGDPANAEGQAGRFYWPALFDENFRRDPDGAPPNNLLNYGYAVVRAALARCIVAAGLLPALGIKHSNRSNAFCLADDLIEPLRPMVDARVREWFSAGQRDLTPVVKSKLLELLAEPVEMRAERGPLLVNLHRYVASLVRCYEGAAKTLDVPLRATGQKTDCKNPNEEEPSEAKCDTENANFNAAEVEPPSSHASFSRLQCSGDSSPGP from the coding sequence ATGATTAAACGCACTGTCGAAATCTCGAAAGAGCCTGCCCATGTGACGGTGCATTTGGATCAGCTTTTGATCCAGCGCAAGCGGCAGACCGTCGGGCAGATTCCTTGCGAAGACCTGGGCGTGTTGCTCGTCGATCAGCCGCAGGTGACGTATTCTCACGCGGCGCTGGCGCGGCTGATGGAGTTCGACGCGGCCGTCGTGGTGTGCGGACGCGATCATCTGCCCGCGGGGATTCTGTTGCCGCTGGCCGATCATTCGCAGGTCGTGTGGCGCGTGCAGTTACAGGTCGATGTGCCGCGCCCGCTGAAGAAGCAGCTTTGGAAACAGCTCGTGCAGGCGAAGATTCGCGCACAGGCGGCGAATTTGCCGATCGGCGCGGCGCGGACTCGGCTGCTGGCAATTGCTCGCGATGTACGCTCGGGCGATCCGGCGAATGCCGAGGGGCAAGCAGGAAGGTTCTATTGGCCAGCGCTGTTCGATGAGAATTTTCGCCGCGATCCGGACGGGGCGCCGCCGAACAACTTGCTGAATTATGGCTATGCGGTGGTGCGGGCGGCGCTGGCGCGGTGCATTGTGGCGGCAGGGCTGCTGCCGGCGCTCGGGATCAAGCATTCCAACCGCTCGAACGCATTTTGCCTGGCCGACGACTTGATCGAGCCGCTGCGGCCGATGGTCGATGCGCGGGTGCGCGAATGGTTCAGTGCGGGCCAGCGCGATTTGACGCCGGTGGTGAAATCGAAGCTGCTGGAATTGCTCGCCGAACCGGTCGAGATGCGCGCGGAGCGCGGGCCGCTGCTGGTGAATTTGCATCGCTATGTGGCGAGCCTCGTGCGGTGCTATGAAGGAGCGGCGAAAACGTTGGATGTGCCGCTGCGGGCGACAGGGCAAAAAACGGATTGCAAAAATCCCAACGAGGAGGAGCCAAGCGAGGCCAAATGCGACACGGAAAATGCAAATTTCAATGCGGCAGAGGTGGAACCGCCCAGTTCGCATGCTTCATTTAGCCGTTTGCAATGTTCAGGGGATTCGTCCCCCGGCCCCTAG